In one Lolium rigidum isolate FL_2022 chromosome 3, APGP_CSIRO_Lrig_0.1, whole genome shotgun sequence genomic region, the following are encoded:
- the LOC124702147 gene encoding thioredoxin-like protein AAED1, chloroplastic has product MAAHAPHSVTSPRLAAPLLTPAATAPSLRRARCPRGYLANQRRRMRHLLPAAAAAKPGAIGSTAEAAEAPAEGLARSLQGVEVFDLSGKAVPVVDLWRDRKAVVAFARHFGCVLCRKRADLLAAKQDAMEAAGVSLVLIGPGTVEQAKAFSDQTKFKGEVYADPDYSSYRALEFANGLFSTFTPSAGLKIIQLYREGYRQDWELSFEKNTRTKGGWYQGGLLVAGPGINNISYIHKDKEAGDDPEMEDVLKACCS; this is encoded by the exons ATGGCCGCGCACGCGCCGCACTCGGTCACCAGCCCTAGACTGGCCGCGCCGCTTCTCACCCCGGCAGCGACCGCGCCGAGCCTACGCCGCGCGAGGTGCCCGCGCGGCTACCTCGCCAACCAGCGGCGGCGGATGCGCCATCTGCTCCCTGCCGCTGCGGCCGCCAAGCCCGGAGCCATCG GGAGCACGGCGGAGGCAGCTGAGGCGCCGGCGGAGGGTCTCGCGAGGTCGCTGCAGGGGGTGGAGGTGTTCGACCTTAGCGGGAAGGCGGTGCCCGTCGTTGATCTGTGGAGGGACAGGAAGGCCGTGGTTGCATTCGCCCGCCATTTTGG GTGTGTCCTATGCCGAAAGAGGGCCGACCTTCTCGCTGCTAAGCAG GATGCAATGGAAGCTGCTGGAGTTTCTCTTGTTTTAATTGGACCAGGCACTGTTGaacag GCAAAGGCATTTTCTGATCAAACCAAATTCAAAGGAG AAGTATATGCAGATCCAGATTACTCATCATATAGGGCTCTGGAATTTGCCAATGGCTTGTTCTCAACATTTACTCCATCG GCGGGCCTGAAGATTATACAGCTGTATAGGGAAGGATACAGGCAGGACTGGGAACTTTCATTTGAAAAGAACACTAGGACAAAGGGTGGATG GTACCAAGGGGGGCTCCTTGTTGCAGGCCCAGGCATCAACAACATCTCCTACATCCACAAG GACAAAGAAGCTGGAGATGACCCTGAAATGGAGGATGTTTTGAAAGCTTGTTGTTCCTAG
- the LOC124702144 gene encoding uncharacterized protein YKR070W-like — MRGFRSALCRAAARTRAELQGARGRRSSHSAAAPARPSFGIAFDIDGVILRGRSPIGGSPQAIRRLYADDGTLKIPFLFLTNGGGVPEYKRALELSELLGVNISPSQVVHGHSPYRELLKRFEDDPIVAVGKGEPAAVMAEYGFRKVLSIDDYASYFGEIDPLAPFKKWNVGQSNCQNLMSEKMHPPYDVHSERVKGVFVVSDPVDWGRDLQVLCDILSTGGLPGNGKGDQPPLYFAADDLEYQAAFPSERLGMGAFRIALESIFNQVNDLPLKYTSYGKPNPFVFKNAANILEKIVMGIYPNSQSTKEVKDHQLSTIYMIGDNPKVDICGVLKAGPPWSSILTRTGVFRGTDNDPKFPADLVVDTVDDAVSCILEKECIR, encoded by the exons atgagGGGCTTCCGCTCTGCGCTCTGccgcgcggcggcgcggacgcGGGCGGAGCTCCAGGGCGCGCGGGGCCGCCGGTCGTCCCACTCCGCCGCGGCGCCCGCGAGGCCTTCCTTCGGCATCGCCTTCGACATCGACGGGGTCATCCTGCGCGGCCGTAGCCCTATCGGAGGCTCGCCGCAGGCCATCCGACGCCTCTACGCCGACGACG GTACCCTGAAGATTCCGTTTCTCTTCTTAACCAACG GAGGTGGTGTTCCAGAGTATAAAAGAGCTCTGGAGTTAAGTGAGCTTTTGGGAGTTAACATCTCTCCATCTCAG GTTGTTCATGGCCATTCTCCTTACAGAGAGCTGTTGAAACG TTTCGAAGATGATCCTATTGTTGCTGTTGGAAAAGGTGAGCCTGCAGCAGTGATGGCTGAGTATGGGTTTAG AAAGGTTCTATCTATAGAtgattatgcatcttattttggagAAATTGACCCCCTAGCTCCTTTCAAGAAATGGAACGTGGGACAATCAAACTGTCAAAACTTAATGTCTGAGAAAATGCACCCACCATATGATGTTCACTCGGAGAGAGTTAAAGGAGTGTTTGTTGTCAGTGACCCTGTTGATTGGGGTAGAGATCTGCAG GTACTTTGCGACATCTTGTCAACTGGTGGACTTCCTGGAAATGGAAAAGGAGATCAACCTCCTTTATATTTTGCGGCTGATGATCTTGAATATCAG GCTGCATTTCCTTCAGAGCGGCTTGGGATGGGTGCCTTCAGGATTGCACTGGAAAGCATCTTCAATCA AGTTAATGATCTTCCATTGAAGTATACATCTTATGGGAAGCCTAATCCATTTGTGTTCAAGAATGCAGCTAACATACTAGAAAAAATTGTCATGGGTATCTATCCAAACTCACAGTCAACAAAGGAAGTAAAAGACCATCAGCTCTCTACTATCTACATGATTGGTGATAATCCTAAAGTTGATATTTGTGGAGTTTTGAAG GCTGGGCCTCCGTGGTCGTCCATCCTTACTAGGACTGGTGTTTTTAGGGGAACTGATAATGATCCAAAGTTTCCTGCTGATTTG GTTGTTGATACTGTGGATGATGCCGTCAGCTGTATTTTGGAAAAAGAATGTATTCGGTGA